The Triticum aestivum cultivar Chinese Spring chromosome 5A, IWGSC CS RefSeq v2.1, whole genome shotgun sequence genomic sequence ttcttcttctttcaagGGACAACTGAACCAAGTATCCTAATGGCACTACCGACCCTTGTGACCGGTGTTCCTCAAACTCTACACCAATAGGCAATAGTGCTTACCGAATATCCATTTCTGAATCCGAGCTCATTTGATCTTGGAGAACtgtaaaaagaaaactaaaaaaattcaaaaataactGATTTTTGTTTGCATGTAAGATGTTTGAGTGCGTGAGGTCCCTGTCAAATTTCAGCTCATTCGGACATCTAAGTAGCTCTCAGTAAAAAACCAAATCGGTCGGAATAGTGCATGAACAGTACACTTTTTCACATACCCCAATTTTATTGTTTTTGTTGAGAGCTACTTAGAtatccaaacgagctgaaaattggCACGGTCCTCAAGCACTCAAACATGTTCCATgtcaaaaaaatcagattttttttgaatttttctagtattttttaatTTTACTGTTTATAGGCGGGAGGGGAGCAAATGAGCTCCGGAGCCATTTTTGCCGCTCTCCTATGCACCGCCATACTTGACCTTTTTTAGACCAATCCAAGCAATAACAGTACATGCATTTTCAGGTCATCTAGCCTACTTCTCTAGTTAACACTTAACAGTGGGCAACTAATGAACACAACACAGATTTTTAACTGCGTAAGTTAATGCTGCCAGCCACGCCCAGCTTCTACCTCACCAGGCACTATGCCGCCCATTAGATGTCAAAATACTGTTCCTTGCAACAAAATTCAGTTCCAGCTGTTCCAAAAGATTTCATACCTTGGTACAATCGCGGCTGTGAACTATTCCAACACAACTTCCCCAGTCATTCACAAGAGGAACCGCAGAGTCTTTCAAGAATCGCATCGCAACATTTTCCAAGATCAAGTCAGCACCTAACGGTTGACTTTCTCGAAACGGAATCATATACTTCTCGACAGGATCATTCAAGAGAATCTACAATGTCATTAGACAGAAGTTAAGATAACCAAGTTAAAGTGGATATAAGACACAAACGAAATGAATACACAACCTGTGGAAATACATGTGGTCTAAGAGGAGAGTTGGTGAATCCAGATAGCGTTTCAACTTTGAGTGCCACCTGGTATGAACAGAAAGGAACAAAACTTAACAATGACCGTGTTTCCACTTCATCAGATCAAGTTCATAGAACTGGCAAAACAAACAGAATATTTGCTATATCATCCTGGCACCCAGTCCCATCATCGAAAAAACCTAGCAGTTTCACCAATCCAGATACATCAAACACATGGAACTTCAAACAAAAAAAGAACATGCACTAGCTATTGTCACCTGCTACCTCTGTGCCAAAATATAAGACACTTTTGTAGGCTAAACTAGCcaacaaaaacgtcttatattttcatacggagggagtagatgttggTCCTGTACTTCAGAAACTAGACTGGCAATGCATAAGATGAAAACTAAGCAAGCATTCATTTCATGAGAGAGCTCATGTACCAAGGAGAGATAATTATGCTCCTGCCCTTCAAAACAACAAAAGGCATGCAAGGCTCGAATAAACTATTTGCTCCGTTAGTTGCATGAAATGAATCCATAGAAAGTCTTACTGAGTTGCTCCCCGTACCCCCCGCGCCGCCCCCCCGAGCGGGGCGACCGGGGCggccctccctcccctcgccgcccagcCCCCACCTCCCACCCCtcctcccgccgctgccgccggctggCATGGCCGGGCGTTGCCCGCGCGGCGTCGTGGCAAAGCCGGCGGTGGCggccctcttcctctccccctcgcgGTTCCCCGGCTCGGGCGGCGGTTTCCGGTGATGGTGCACCTCGGCGGGCGGTTCTCCGGTGTAGATCGGGCTcagatgcggcggcggcgcggccctttggcggcggtggcggctggcggcgggggtTGGCCAGCGAAGCCCTGTAGGCCCAGATCCGGGCCCTTTTGGGCCCGATCTGGGTCAGGGCGGGTTGGTCTGGCCTCCGACGGGTCTCCTCCAGCTGGGCTGGCGGGATGAGGTCGTTGGGATCGGCGGCTCTGCGCTGCGTCGGCTGCAGCGCAGCGGCAGGAGCTTAACGGGCCCGATCTGGGCCTGGCTGGGCAGGGGGTCCAGCGTGCTCCCGCGCCTGCGTCCGGTCTGCTACGGCTTGTGCcagtggaggttgtcccctcccacgTGGTTGTGGTGCTCCCGGTCCCTATCGGCGGTGGTCTCGCTTGGTTCGGCCGGCCTCGCAGCGTCTGCGGTGGAGAGACGACGGTGGTGTCCTCGTGACTGTGGTGGCGCAGGTTGGTGGGCGGTTGGCATGGTGGAGCCGCCGGTTGGTCCTGGGTTGTGGGTATGAAGGGCAGGGCAAAATCCCTCTCGGGTCCGCCCGGCACCGGCGCGGTGACGCCTGTGGGCGCCATCAACCTTCTTGAAGGGCGTCGGGAGTACCTCTCGCCCGCTTCCCTCCGTGTACCGGGAGAAATCCTAGGattcgtccgggcagcagcgtcgtcgtcgtcgcagtCCTTGTTGAGGGTGTTGCTTGGTTCACGGCGACTCGATGGCATTGGAGCGTGGTGGATGTTTCCGGTGGGCGCAGCGGTTGCGGGATGCCTCAGCTTTCGTTCATCCGGTGCTGCCGGCATTTCTTTCTCTTGATTTTCTCTTGTTTTTCTTTTGGGCATGATTGTGCTGTTTGCCCCAGCGTCAAACTTCTGGATGTATCGGGTGGTTGCTATATTAatatagcggggcgaaagcctgtttcggTAAATGAATCCATAGAAAATGTTCCAGCTGAAAACTTGCACCCTATATTGAAACCGCCGCCATTTCGTGGATGGGTAGTGGGTCTGATTGGTGAGCCAGCGGATTAAAATATACAAGCTGGGCCCCAAGATTGGGGTTGGGGTTGAAAAGAGATAAAACGAAAGCATTCACATAAACACTGGCGCAGAAATAACTTTCCGGCGATTGTTAGGATACCAGTTATGTTTTAGGGTCGGCCAGAGGAAGACGTATTCAGCTAGAAAAACAAGGCTTGTGGTGCCTTGGCTATCAAGAGTTTGGGGATACCCTTAACAGCTAGTATCCCAGGCAAGTAAAGTTCAGTCACAGGTCTTCATAAGTTGATTTATTACTTCATATGCACCAGTCAGATTTGTATCCTCTCAATTTGACAGGGCAGGAGGTCATTACAATATCATGAATACTGTATCTAATAACTAGAGCATGCGTATCTCACcaaagaaatatggtgtcagaagGAAGAAAATCCTGAGATATAGTAGTTAGAAAGCAGATCAATGCTCCTGAACTTTAATTAGTGAAACTAATAGAAAGATGGCCATATTCGCCTCCAGATTAAAATAATAGAAAAGCATGTTATCTCATCTCAGTACACAGTGAGTTTGCTGAAGAATGCGTTTAGAATTTAGAGCAGAAGAAATAATACTGGACACTTGGACAGGACAGCAATATTTAAAACCAAGATCAAAACAGAGACAATAGCCTCTTAAGTTACATGCATACAATAACAAATCAGAGTGCTCAAAGCAATTGACATTATATTCAACATGAACACTACAACTATTTTATACTAGTAACACAATAAAAGTATAACTTAGGCACAATTGTTCCCTAACCGAGCTAACACTAAGAAACATGCCAAGCACATTTAAATCTCAGAACTCAAAACATCGCAAAGTCGTATTGAGATTCCATATATGTACTTTTACAATCGAAGCAATGAATGAAGTAGAATCGGTACTTAGATTACAAAATTCAATGCAGAATTAAAAGAACATACCAGGCCTACTCTACTTCTCCAAGAGAAATGCTCCTTCCCGTTAACTATTCTTCTGAGAAGTCTTCTAGCCACATCTACCTGTACAACAATAAATCAGCCAGCAAGGCATTAAGTCGcatgaacatgggcatttgaaaaTCTCAAGACCGTTTTGGCAAAGAGAGAAGACACTCAAGGAGTGAAGAAATCTAGAGACAGAGAAGAATCATGATAATTGCACTGCTGTATTGCATCTAGTAACATAGTCAAATCTGAAGGGAAAATGTTGGAGTTTATCCAATCAGGATGACTGGAGAAGACCTGTTTTTTCCTTTATAGTTATATACTCAGTCTTGCCAAGATCTTTCTTAGACAAACAAAAAGAATAGAGGAATCTATTCACAAGATTTGGACAGCACATAACACAATCTTTTAAAGTGATTAAAATCATGCAATTAagaaacaaaataataataatacagtATCCATCTTGTGTGGTATGACAAATGGGGAACAGTAGAAAACGATGAAAACATCAATGTGACTTCAAAAAAAATTACACGAACTGAAGACAGTGAATTATTGACAGGTTTGAAACAACATGAGAATATATTTGCATGAAAGGACTTTGAAGTTGGTTCATTGGGCAAGATCCCTTCAACGGTTAGACTTTTAACAGAATATACTTTCGGGTGCGTCCATGGTAAGCATGTCAACACTAAAGGTGCAACTGTTCTCTTACATAGTATGCATCCCACTACAAAAGGTCTTGTTATTTTACCAAATTCAGTAAAACTTCAGTAGACTTAGCAATCAACTGACCGAAGTATTGCATGGACAGAAAATCCAAATAAATTTCTCATTTGCCTCTTGTTCAGCGTACCTGATTGTTATTTATAGCAGCTTCCATTAATAGCTCATCTGCCTCTTGTTTAACTGAACGGCTAATGGATCCAACTGAATCTGGCCACATGCGTTCTTTCAATCTCCTTACCATATCAAAATCACCTATAGTAGCAAAAGCTCTCATGATTGAAAGATAAAGATGAGGCTTGGCCCTCAAGTCTTTGTTGTCGCCAGCCTGCTTTATTATCTCACCAAAAATGCAAAGAGCCCCTACAACAACAGAAGCATATCAGGACATCTACACCCAGAAGGTAGTAATATATTTTAAACCAACCAAGCTGCATATTCAAACACGAGAATTCTATTTGTAGTTACATTGTGCAAGAAGATTTTTGTAAGAGGTGACAACTAAGGGCGCTGCAAGATTGTCGCATACAAATGTTTAGGTTTCTTCCTTTCTCACAATATATGGTCCAAATATAATGGAACATGCAATAGCACTACTTATCTCCCAATATGCTGGTCATGATTGTCTTTCCATATTTAAGTTCACATAAACCATTGATGTCAGATTGGCATCCTGGACCAACCAGGAACTAAGAACTATAAAGGAAAAAAGTCACGTAATGTTTTTCTCAAAAACAGAAGGTCACACAAGGCTTAATTGTTACAGAGGTTTAGGCAAGTAAACATCGACTTGTTATATGCTGGGTCATAAATCAAATACGATGGAAGAAAAAAAACAGATGTGGAAACCAGGTTCCAATCATGACAGAAGCTCTAATTTTGGCGTAAGATCCCTGAATAGGATGATTTGGAAATTAATAGCTTGGTTAAGAATTCCTGAAGGCGTCGCCTTGAGGGCTGAGTGGTGGTGGGCACTGTGTGGGTCCTTGACGGTTGCTGGTGATGGGCactgcttcgggggaaaccctaggaactggttctccagatcggacgatggcagtATTGCGGTGCCGTTTCTCtcctgggagcatcgtttgtggagcagcgctagaAGAcacaggcaggaggtggagcggctccgtcttgcacggagcttcggtggagttgtcaagtcatgcctggccgacaggtgctacgctgagtcatgcctggttggcaggtgctacgcacgacagatcttccagagtCTTCGCGTCTAGACggacgagcgcagggcggtggcgccgttgggcgccgtggtggcgtcgatggatgtccggactggcaaggatgatgcggCTTCTAAAGCGTGTGCATGTGGTGTGCGCTTTAGGTCTGCTGCACCGGCTGTTAGTCCCGATACGTTATGTAGATGGATCGGCGACGACACTGGCTGtagatatggggagtgagagcactccTCATTATCGaatttgtaggtgtgagtggtggcttcgggtgaTTTGATCTATGTTCTTGTCAGACCTTTgtggaataattaataaagatggctgcatgcatcgattgatgcagaggccgggggttcaacctccttttctaaaaaaagaaaaatcatgaggGCTAGTTTGGATGGAAAGGGATTAGACCTAATTCCTTCAGATGGGACTGAAAACTGAACAAAAATCCATAAGAACAAAAAGAATTGGGTTTAGTCTCTGTCAATTGACACAAACAAGCCTAAATGTACTTTTATAAATTGGATATGCCGTTTCCCCATTTGGGATATAAAATGGTAAAATAAGGGGCGTTAGAACAGTAGCACTACTAAGGTCTCTCAATTAAAAAATACCATCAAATTTTAGGATGACAGCTGGGAGCTAGGCCACTTGTTAGGGTGTGTACAATGGTGTTATCTTATGAGTGCCATGAAGGATAAATGGTGAGGTGAAGGAAAGAGAAACCAAAAGAAAAGGCTtgccttctcttaattaagagatgatctcttaggaACAATATCTCTCACCACATATTTAGGTATATCTAGTTACTAGAGATAACATTAAGAGATAACCCACTGTACATCATTTTCTATTGCCATCTCTAGATTATGTGACGGACTTAAGATAGGACTGCATTATCAACCACTGTACATGCCCTTAGTGATATACCGCTTCTGTTTTCCAACCTGTAAAGATGCAGTGTGTTACCAAGCAAATTGGCCCACCAAAAATTGCTATATAGCTTACCGTCAATGGACCCGCAAGCTAGAAAGGCATCTGCCATAGCTGTGTATGCAGTCCTGTCAATTGAAACAAGTGATGATTTCATCTCCACCACAATCTTCAGAACTGAATAAAGATCTTGGCTATTTCCTAAACCCTGCAACATGCTTCAATAACTTGCACAATTAAAAATCATTAAATGATGCTGAATACACAATTAACCAAAATAGCATGTCAAAGTATTTAAGGCAATCAATGAATAACCTTAAGTAATGTTGTGTAGGTAACAGCATCCGGGAGGAGTTCAGGATTATCATCCCTTTTAGCTTCATCCTGCATTTATGAGCAACTAATTTTCATTGACGAGGCAACTACATGTATAAAAGACAATTTTGTGGCTAAAACTGGCCTTTCCAACCCTTGTGTGACACCTTCATATCTTCAAGAAATTGGAAAGCCTTCTCAATCTGTGCtgattttacacatgcaaaaatgATGGTGTTGTACGTCAATCTATCAGGCTTCAACCCTTGACGCAAGATCTCATCTTTAACAGTTAACGCTCCAAGAGGGAAGTTGCTTTTCATGTATCCCTGGAGAGTTTTCAATTCAGAAACTTATGAAACCGCAATTGAGACACTATTGCAAAATAACATAACATAGGGGAATAATTGCAAGGGAAACTAAGAGATACCTTCATCAGTAAGTTGTATAGTAACACAGACTGTCCTTCGTAAAGGACTTGGCGAAAACGAGCAACAAGAGCATTGGCACGCCTCATATCTCCTGGACAAAATGtgaagttcaatttcatcagtaacCGGACAGCTAATGTAGGTAAGAAAACTTTCCAGTGGTAAAGAGCTATGCATAGAATATTGTGATAAAAACAAATAATCTGTAATGAGAACATGTCATAAGCATAACCAATCAGCAACACGTCAAACTTAGCTCCACTACACTATGCAACAAAAAAAACACCCAAAACCTAAGTACATAGCTCTATTTAGTCAGTGATGATGTCTCCTTTTGTTATCTCCACTATACGAGTAAGTATTCAGTAGTGACATGCCTTTTATACCTCAACGAGGCTTTCTTCAGAGTGGTGTGTGTGGGGTATATTGTGAGCGGGTTCTGACGGTCTtcgcccggttttctgttgattaACCGGGCAACTCTCTTCTTAATTGAtgtatgaggcaaatcttttgcctccgtttaaaaaaaaattGCAATACTACTAgcgtaaaaaacgctcttatattagtgtcaaaaacactcttatattatggga encodes the following:
- the LOC123103799 gene encoding pentatricopeptide repeat-containing protein At5g10690, with amino-acid sequence MMLMRPRLLSPSPPSSRREPRPRTLSEASRVSSSSARPPGPGPRPSSNKQRPPPNLRRLTARIVDLTRRRQLAQIMAEVEASKRRARSGRGGGVNIIVMNAVLEACVSCGDVDLAVQLFDEMRGPMGCGVDGVSYGILLKGLGIARRIDEAFEILESVEKDTSDGSPRLSPHLICGFLNALIEAGDMRRANALVARFRQVLYEGQSVLLYNLLMKGYMKSNFPLGALTVKDEILRQGLKPDRLTYNTIIFACVKSAQIEKAFQFLEDMKDEAKRDDNPELLPDAVTYTTLLKGLGNSQDLYSVLKIVVEMKSSLVSIDRTAYTAMADAFLACGSIDGALCIFGEIIKQAGDNKDLRAKPHLYLSIMRAFATIGDFDMVRRLKERMWPDSVGSISRSVKQEADELLMEAAINNNQVDVARRLLRRIVNGKEHFSWRSRVGLVALKVETLSGFTNSPLRPHVFPQILLNDPVEKYMIPFRESQPLGADLILENVAMRFLKDSAVPLVNDWGSCVGIVHSRDCTKMDSPLLSMARPPLCVPCSTSLEHVIDLLLREKCEMVVVVKSGNMYEGSYTSSSRPLGVFSLGILSEATTNTANTHDERVSGAAPPGKDPEARGRG